The genomic stretch CGCCGTCACAGCCGACGAGGTAGCGCGAACGCAGCTGTTGCCCGTCGGCCAGCTCGACGGTCACACCCTCGTCGTCCTGCTCGAGACCGGCGACCGCGCAACCGCGCCGGACCTGCGTACCCAGTTCGATCGCATGTTCTTCGAGCAGATGAACGATGACCGGCTGCGGGATGCCCAGCAGGTAGGCGTACGCGGAATCCAGGCCCTTGGGCGCGGGTTTGGGGATGGCGGCGAAGAAACCGCCGGCCGGACGCTGTCTTCCATGCTGGAGAATGCGATCCAGCAGTCCGCGCATCGCCATCAGCTCGAGACTGCGAATATGCAAACCGACTATGCGGACGACCGACGCGGGCTCGGTTTCCTTCTCCAGAACGAGTACCCGTACATCGTGCAGCCGCAGTTCGGCGGCCAGCATCGCACCGGTCGGCCCGCACCCGGCAATGATCACATCGAAGATGAGGGGCGGGCGATCGTCGCCGGAGGCCGGCGACCAGAGAACTCTGGGGACGTCGCCCACCGTGGAGTCACGCTCAACCCTGTCGTTCGACGGCGGCTCGGCGGTGACCTGCTGAGAGTGCATAGGTGTTGCCCTTCGGGAGTGCCTTGTTGGCGAGGCGCTCCCGGCGACACCTACCTCAATCGCCCGACCGTGATGGGAAGGAGGAGCACCCACATTGATACAGCGTTCATGGGTCTCACCTCCTCGGGCGGTGTCACGGTCAACTGCAAGCTACAAGCCCGAGCATCACCCCGTCCAATCCTTTCCCGGCCACGTGATCAGGACTCCGAACGGGCCCGTGCGGTTGCAGGGCGCATCCGGGGTGGCGGAATTGATCCGTACCCGCGACCGGCTGGAAGAGGCGGGCGGAACCTGCACCTGGTCGCCGTGCAACCGCGCGTCCTGCGCCTGTTGCACATCACCCTGGTCGCTTCGACGCTCAACGTGCACGCTGATGTGGCCCACGCCAGCGCCGCTGCGCAGCAATACGCCGCATCCCGCACCGCTCGACGGCCCTCGCCGATCGGCCTGGTCCTGCCGCCCGACCATTGGGTCACCGGCGACACAGCCCCCGCCCTCCACGCCTGGGCCTGCCCCGCGGTCTCGACCATGACCGCGTCCTCCGCGGGATCCAACGTCTGGCGCCTAACTGTTGTTATACGGCCGAATAACAACAACAAGGCGCCAGACGTCGCTGCCCAGGTCTCTCGCCACAAGATCAGTCGCGCGCTCATCGGCAGGACGGGCCGATCAATGCCGATGTCGGTGACGCTCTGTAGCGCTCGGTTTCGTGGGGGTATCACTCTAAGTGTGGAAGTGATCACTAAGGGTAGATGAATCAAGGTAGATCATCTAACGCTTCGGGGGAGCGTCAATCATGTCGAACACACGAGGAACATCGGCTCTGACCACTGCTTTCGCGCAGGAACATGAACGGGCGGGAGGCTTGGCACGGGCTGCTCATCATGGCGGGGAAAAATCCCCCCTTCACCAAGGGAAGGTGCCGCTGCGGGAATTGCTCGGCGATGAGGTGCTGGACCTGCTGCTGGAGCGCTCGAGAGACGGGGCGGGCGGGCTGCGGCTGACCGGCCAGGGCTCGATGCTCGGCGAGCTGGTCAAGGCGGTGCTGGAGCGGGCGCTGGAGGCCGAACTGTCGGCGCATCTGGGCTATGGCAAGCACGATCCGGCCGGCCATGGCTCGGGCAACTCCCGCAACGGCAAAATCGGCAAGACCGTGCAGACCGGGGTGGGGCCGGTCCGGCTGGCCGTGCCACGGGACCGGGAGGGCAGCTTCGAGCCGGTGCTGGTGCCCAAGCGGGCCGGGCGCGTCTCCGGCGGCCTGGACGACATGATCATCAGTCTGTACGCGCACGGCATGAGCGTGCGCGACATCCAGCACCACCTGCGCCAGATCTACGACACCGAACTGTCTCATGAGGCCATCTCCAACATCACCGACGCGGTGCTGAGCGAGGCCCGCGCCTGGCAGTCACGCCCGCTGGAGGCGGTCTACCCGGTGGTGTTCCTGGACGCGATCGTGGTCAAGGTTCGCGACAACAACACCGTGCAAGCCAAGCCCGCGTATCTGGCGGTCGGCATCGACACCGACGGCGAAAAACACGTGCTGGGCATCTGGCTGGCCAAGACCCCGCTCGATGCCGCAACCGCCGGCGAAGGCGCCCGGTTTTGGGCCTCGGTCATGACCGACCTGAAGAACCACGGCGTGCGCGACATCCTCATCGCCTGCACCGACGGCCTGGCCGGCTTCGAAGACGCGGTGCACCAAGCCTTCCCGCACACCACCGTCCAGACCTGCGTCGTCCATCTGATCCGCAACGCACTGCGCCCGGTCGCCCGCAAGGATGCCGCCGCGGTGGCCGCCGAACTGCGCACCATCTACACCGCGGCCAACGCCGAAGCCGCCTTCGACGCGCTGGCCGCCTTCGCCGACGGCCAATGGGGCCGCAAATACCCCCAAGCCGTCCGCGTTTTCGAGAGCGCCTGGGACCGCTTCACTCCCTTCTTCGCCTTCACCGGCCCGGTGCGCAAGCTGCTCTACACCACCAACGGCATCGAAAGCCTGAACTACCAGCTGCGCAAGGTCACCAAAGCCCGCGGGCACTTCCCCGGCGACGACGCCGTGATCAAACTGCTCTGGCTGGCCATCATCAACATCGAGGACAAACGCGCCCGCGAACGCGCGCTCAGGAAGGAGAAGACCGGCAAACGCGCCGACCAGCCCGCCCGCCTCATCGAAGGCCAGCGCACCATGGGATGGCGTGAAGCCCTCAACGAACTCGACCTCGCCTATCCAGGACGGATCAGGTAAAGAGGGTTCTCCATCACCCAGAAACGATCTTTACACACTTCAGGGGGACTGTACGGTCTTCGGTGTAACTCCTGATCAAGGAGAACGCACCTGATGAGTACTGTGATCCAGGCATCGACGGAGATCGACCTGGAGGACGCCGCGGTGGCGCGTAAGAAGTCGGAGAGCTCGACGGATCGGGAGCTGGTGGCCAGGCTGGTCGACCAGGCGCGAGCCGAAGGGGTGGAGCTGGTCGGTGAGAACGGGCTGCTGGGCCGGCTGACCAAGCTGGTGCTGGAGTCCGCTCTCGAAGGCGAGATCACCGACCATCTCGGCTACGACAAGCACGAGCGCGCTGGCAGCGAGACAGGCAACTCGCGCAACGGGACCCGGTCCAAGACCGTCATCACCGACGTCGGCCCGGTGGAGATCACCGTCCCGCGGGATCGGGACGGCAGCTTCGAGCCGAAGATCGTGCGTAAGCGGCAGCGGCGCCTGTCCGGCGTCGATGAGATGGTCATCTCGCTGGCCGCCAAGGGCCTGACCACCGGCGAGATCTCCGCGCACCTGGCCGAGGTCTACGGCGCCGAAGTCTCTAAGCAGACCATCTCCACCATCACCGACAAGGTGCTGGACGGCATGGCCGAGTGGCAGAACCGGCCGCTCGACGCCGTCTACCCGGTGATCTTCATCGATGCCATCCATGTGAAGCTGCGGGACGGCCAGGTGGCCAACCGGCCGGTCTACGTGGCGATGGCGGTCACCGTCGATGGCGAGCGCGACATCCTCGGCTTGTGGGCCGGCGACGGCGGCGAGGGCGCCAAGTTCTGGCTGCACGTGCTGACCGAGATTAAGAACCGTGGCGTCGCTGATGCGCTGATGGTGGTCTGCGACGGGCTCAAGGGGCTGCCGCAGGCCATCGAGACCGTCTGGCCGCAGGCCGTCGTCCAAACGTGCGTCGTTCACCTGCTGCGTGCCTCGTTCCGGTATGCCGCCCGCCAGCACTGGGACGCCATCGCCAAGGCGCTCAAGCCGGTCTACACCGCGCCGACCGAGGCGGCGGCGCTCGAGCGGTTCTATGAGTTCGCCGAGGTCTGGGGCGGTAAGTATCCGGCGATCGTGAAGTTGTGGGAGGACGCCTGGGCCGAGTTCGTGCCCTTCCTCAACTTCGACACCGAGATCCGCCGGGTGATCTGCTCGACCAACGCCATCGAGTCGGTCAACGCCCGTATCAGGAGGGCGGTCAAGGCCCGCGGCCACTTCCCGAACGAGCAGGCCGCGCTCAAGTGCGTCTACATGGCGATCATGAGCCTGGACCCGACCGGCAAGGGCCGCAAACGCTGGATCACCCGCTGGAAGGCCGCTCTGAACGCCTTCGCCATCACCTTCGAAGGCCGCCTGACCCCGACCACCCGATAGATCAAGTCAAGATCGAGATACACCGATCACTGGACAGACCCACTTCAGGTGACAAGCTCGGTTTCGTAAACACGAGCGGATGTTTGTGGTGTTGTGGTGGGTCGGCCCCGCGCGGTGGGTGGGCCGCGGGGGCCGGGCGGGTGGGTGGCCGGGGTCAGATGGTGATGGCGACTTTGCCGGCGGGTTGGCCGGTTTTGAGGTAGTCGATGGCGTCGGGGGTTTGGGCGAGGGGGTAGGTGCGGTCGAGGACCGGGGTGAGGGCGCCGGAGTCGATGAGGTCGGCCAGGGTATGCAGGTCGGCGGCGGGCTCGGTGGACATGAGGCCGGTCAGGCGCTGGCCGACGAAGGGCGACAGCAGCATCGCCCGGATTTGGCGGTCGGCGCCCTGGAGCACGCGTCCGCCTCCGGGCCCGCCGACGATGACGAGCGTGCCGCGGGGGGCGAGGGCGCGGCGTAGCTGGGTTAGGGGGCGGTTGCCGGCCGTGTCGAGGATGAGGTCGTACCGGTCGGTGCCGGTGGTGAAGTCCTCGCGGGTGTGGTCGATGACGTGGTCGGCG from Nonomuraea polychroma encodes the following:
- a CDS encoding IS256 family transposase, producing the protein MSTVIQASTEIDLEDAAVARKKSESSTDRELVARLVDQARAEGVELVGENGLLGRLTKLVLESALEGEITDHLGYDKHERAGSETGNSRNGTRSKTVITDVGPVEITVPRDRDGSFEPKIVRKRQRRLSGVDEMVISLAAKGLTTGEISAHLAEVYGAEVSKQTISTITDKVLDGMAEWQNRPLDAVYPVIFIDAIHVKLRDGQVANRPVYVAMAVTVDGERDILGLWAGDGGEGAKFWLHVLTEIKNRGVADALMVVCDGLKGLPQAIETVWPQAVVQTCVVHLLRASFRYAARQHWDAIAKALKPVYTAPTEAAALERFYEFAEVWGGKYPAIVKLWEDAWAEFVPFLNFDTEIRRVICSTNAIESVNARIRRAVKARGHFPNEQAALKCVYMAIMSLDPTGKGRKRWITRWKAALNAFAITFEGRLTPTTR
- a CDS encoding IS256 family transposase; the encoded protein is MRELLGDEVLDLLLERSRDGAGGLRLTGQGSMLGELVKAVLERALEAELSAHLGYGKHDPAGHGSGNSRNGKIGKTVQTGVGPVRLAVPRDREGSFEPVLVPKRAGRVSGGLDDMIISLYAHGMSVRDIQHHLRQIYDTELSHEAISNITDAVLSEARAWQSRPLEAVYPVVFLDAIVVKVRDNNTVQAKPAYLAVGIDTDGEKHVLGIWLAKTPLDAATAGEGARFWASVMTDLKNHGVRDILIACTDGLAGFEDAVHQAFPHTTVQTCVVHLIRNALRPVARKDAAAVAAELRTIYTAANAEAAFDALAAFADGQWGRKYPQAVRVFESAWDRFTPFFAFTGPVRKLLYTTNGIESLNYQLRKVTKARGHFPGDDAVIKLLWLAIINIEDKRARERALRKEKTGKRADQPARLIEGQRTMGWREALNELDLAYPGRIR